Part of the Toxotes jaculatrix isolate fToxJac2 chromosome 8, fToxJac2.pri, whole genome shotgun sequence genome is shown below.
TGAGCCCCAGCCTGAGGCCAGTGCACTGGGCGGGTTTGCCATGGCTGGTGAGTAGACTGGAAGTAGGCTGAGACAAGATGATCTTATATGAGCAGACCACatacacagattcacacatgCAGTCGCCTGTTTCTCTTTGATGTTGTTGACACTCCAGTGATGAGACATAAAGTTAAAAGGTTATGTACATAACTCTGACCTCTTCAGGGTAAGGAAGCAGGATCCAAGGAAGGCAGGAAATAGGAAAATAGAATAAGGgatgagaaaagaggaggaaacacagaggaaagagacacTGTTGTCACTCAGTGTGAAACAGTAATATGTAATACACTGCTCTGCACCCGAACAGTTGAATCCAAACACAAGTGTGTCAGTAATCATGTTGCCAACAGGTTTTCTCCAAATatacttttaaacttttatttagagagctttttttaagttttcaacTAAACAGCTTTGTCTGCTTTTTGAATTATGTAGAATTATTactcagtgtgttgttttctttctccactcTAACCTACAGTCTTCTGGCCTTCTGTGTGTTCCCTTAGCCTATCGTCAGGAAGAGACCGTGAGCTTTGACAATTGGGACCCCAGCCTGAACTGCATTGAGCAGACCACAGAATGGGGCGCCTGCTCTCGAACCTGTGGCATGGGGTTGTCCACCAGAGTGACCAATAAGAACCGTCGGTGTGAGATGGTGAAGCAGAGCCGGCTGTGTATGATCAGACCCTGTAACGACCTGCAGGATCAGACACAGCTGACACAGCTCGCACCAAAGGTACTTTTTGGGTAGTTCTTAGGAACAACATAATTGACATATCCTTTCTGCATTTGCTTTAGCTTAGTTACATGCCTGTAACAGGAGAATGTATACGCTGCTATACTTTTTGTTCAGTACCAGGGCGACTTTGTTCAAGAAAATCACACTTAACATTCTTTTCCTTGACAGATATGTTACACATTCAATCAGTAAattgctctttctctcccagCAGAGAGGCAGTAAGTGCCAGAGGATGGTGAGGAGTGACAAAGCCGTGCACCTCTCCTATAAGAACTGCACCAGTGTCCAGGCCTACAAGCCTCGATACTGCGGCTCCTGCACAGACGGTCGCTGCTGTACTCCCCACAGAACCAAGACCGCCCTGGTGGAGTTCCAGTGTGCCAACGGTAAAACCGCCAGGAGGCCAGTCATGGTGATTCTGACCTGTGCTTGCCACAGCCACTGCCCCCGAGACAACGCTGTGTGGCAGCCCTCAGAGCTGGGATACAGCAGCATGAGGTTATAGGTCAGAGATAATAGGTTAATAGTTAATAGGTCTAAGATAATAATGAGTTTTCAGTGAACCATAAATCCAGGAATTCCTTGAGTTGGGTTGAAGGACAGTAGCATCCTCTTCTTCTCAAACATGAGTTGCGTAAATTCAGAATTTTAGATTCAAACAAGTCTGTCCCCAACAAAATGTATACAGTACGATAGTCTTAAAACTGTAGAGTATAAAGGCTTATTATGATCAGAATCATTTTTATATTCATATAATGGGAATCTTCAATTTTTGGCTGAAATCATAGAGAATTAAATAGCTCTATATTGGATTTAATCGTGTAACATCCTGTGGACAAATTAGTGTGATCTTCACTATTGCTTAGTAAAGCACTTAATCCTTGTGATGAATTGATTCTCTCCACTTCTGGAGATCAGGTAGAGTACGATACCAGCTATTCACAATGGACTTTGGTCAGACAGTGGTCTGTAAGTGCTCCTTGTACATACTCTGAGACTGTGGAGGTTTACCTACAAAAGTCTCAATACAAGAGGTCAGTTAGAATGAAGGTGTACAGTCACAGGGTCAAACAGACATGCAGCAGTGTCTTGGCTGCATGTAGCCTCACAACCTGCTGGTTTGATTGACACGTGGGTTGGTCAATCAGGCAGAATTTAGCATTTTTTTAGGCAAAACAACATGAAAccacagtgggttttttttttcattcaaccTAAATTATGAGGAGGAAAGCTTTCGCAATACAATGTAGCCAAAAGCTTCAAGTACTGTACATCGTCTAATTTCATCATTTCCTTTACTGTGAcacttttgacattttaatctagaaaaaaaaaaaactttaataaaaGGCAGTAGGAAATCGAGTTCAATAAGGCGATCTGTTATCTTTTCCTGGCACTACCATGGAAATTTTCCAACTATGGGACACATTTTTGAAATAACTGGACTGTGACCTGGGCCCAACCAAAGGCTCAGCCTATGAAAGAGAGTTCACTGTGGTGACTTAGTGTCATTTCTAACATCTGCCTGAAATCTTGCTCCTGTTGCAAAATGCATAATGCCTATGTTCCcatcaaaaaatgcaaatgtttgtttttgttgttcttggtCTAGAAAGGATATTGTTactctttttttattaaaagtagTGCACATAAACAGCAGCTATTTTTATAATGACAAAAGTTTTTGTGAATACTTGCAGGATAGCTTGTTTGATTGAGTGTGTATCAAATACACAGCATTGATTGGTAACAGTGTAAACATGTATTGTATATATTGGTATATGGTGTTTGTTTTCGTACTACTTGAATTATACTTCACACTGCTTGTTTCTGTATCGGTCAGAACAATACTGCAAAACTCTTCAtgaataaatgtgtattttttgtatCAAGGTTTGAttctttttattgtcattaagtaataaaatattttctactGATGCTGGTGGTGGGAGCCAAGTTTATTACATGAAGTGAATCAAGAAGGAATCATCTCTTAGATTTTTAACTGAGGATAAttgagagaagaaggaaaatatagagaatgaatgaataagacCCAAAAGGAGCAGCTGAGAGGTAAAAGctaaagaagagaagagagagaagagagagacagaacgaCAGTCTTAATGATGAGTAACATCTGGTGCTGTTTGACGTGAGGCTAATCTTTGCTGTACATCACATTATGTTACAAATGCAGTTTTCATGCAAGATTATGTAGGTTTTCGGTCACTCAGATGTATATCAGGTGTAACCTGACACTAACAATATGGCTGCTCTGCAATTTAGCAGTACTGGAGACTCATCACCTTTCTCAAAAATTGCTTAGCCAATAAATTTTGGTCTTGGTATTTGATAAAAATatcccaaaaaaacaaacacatattgtAAAATCATTTGTACTGATGAGTTTTCGATGTGTAATTCCCTTTACTAGAAATGAATGCACATCTTGAAAGTTTTCACACATCTGCATCTGGGGCAGACCTCTTCCTGTGGATTCCCTTTTAACAGTCCAGGATGTTCATGTCATCAACTGGGACCCAGGAGCTACCAAACTCTCGAGGCCCCACTGACAGTGGGTGATGACATTTGACCTCTCTCAGTGAACCCCATATGTCTGAATGGTCACAATGGAAAACCCTCTCATTCCCTGTAGAATTACTCCTGCTTCCTAAAATAGCACCTCAGTGGAAACTTAAGCAGTGGCTTGAATCAGCGGGGGACTGACAATGTGCTCGACACATCTGGTTGCAAGTATGCTATGGTTTCTGCAGATCACAGGTGTGTGGTAATGTTACACATTGGTTATGTTTGTAGATCTAGGATTTGAAGCTTGTTCTCGTGTTGCACTCACTGTAAATATGTTAGTATTAAAGTGTCAGTTAAAAGGTGAAAACataagacagacagatgctggTGGCACGGCTTTAGGCAGTGATGGTCCGTCTCTTGGTCTGTTTGTACAACACTTTGATCCAAACTGAAACATCCCAACAATGGATGGATTGCCACAAAAGTTTGTACAGATGTCAAACAATATGTATCTGCCAAACATCACCATGTTAGCACTGTCATTGTGACAGTCATGTTACCATGCCGGCATCAgcattcagtttaaaaaaaggtgTGCCAAATACAGACTCACTGACTGGCCACTTAACTAGAAAGAGTGAAATGATCTGATCAGCTGAGTAACCACAAAGCTGCAGCTTGAACTTCATGACTAGGATGTTTTTAGGCCATGTTTTCTTTGGCGCCTCCCTGTCTGAATTATTGGCTGCTGCATCTGAGACAGAattctgtgcagttaaaacttGACTGGTTTCCTGAGACATTTTTTAACTGTTAGTTCATTTATTGAATTACTGTTGAAGAATGTTAAACCTTTTTAGCTATGAGTGGTATGACCTGAATGTGTTCAGCTGCTTGTTCTGGTTTGTAAAAGGCCACAAAGATAACCAGGTTTTCCCAGTTAAACCACAGAAATTCAGTAGTTACAACAGTAATATTGGACTTGAAATTACTTTTTTCCAATTGTGTTGTGCTGTATTGTTCAATCCTCAAAACTCAGTGCAATATATCAACAGGTTACACAAACTGAGCTTTTAGGTTTTATCATATTCCAAGTTCAAACaatgttttctctttaaaaaaacaaacaaaaaaaaaccatgtaAAGTGTATGACTAGCTGACATGTTGGTGTTTCATTaggtataatgtttactgtGTTCATCTTAGTTAGTTAGTGGCCTGTTAATGTGGTAACACTTGCTAATTGGCAAACTATTAAAGAGTTTAAATGTTGTGGCTCAAACAGAATGACATCCTGAGTGAGAGGGGTCATTTGCACGAAAGGTGAGTGGATTGCTCCCTCTAGTGGTGTATTTGAATAAACCCAGAGTCACCATCTTCACTAGAGTGATCTTCATTGTGTAACATTAATGCAAAATTCCACCCTGCACCTTAGTTTGGAAGAGTGAACACACTGATACCAGTCCAGCGGGCTTAGGCACTGTAGGTACTCTAAATGTTTAGAGTTGTTGATTCATTTCAGAAATGACACTATCATCGCCTTTTCATAGTATAAATTCATGTAACTGTGCATTGTgtctcaaacacaaaaaatcaACAGCAAATGACAAAACAATCACAGAAAGTCATCATAAGAACTTCTACAGCGTACATTGTGATTTACAGACTTATCATATATGAAATATTGTCATTTCGTTtcacacaaataacaaacaggTTTGTGACTAGAAGGAAACACTGTTTTCAACCCTCCCCGTCTCTACTTCCACCACTGTTGCAATCTTTTTGACTTattgtaaaacacatttttatttttatttatttattgataagAACGTTTATAAGAAGGCTTTTGTGAAATGTACATGGGAAAACATGAACTCCATTGTACATACTAGGTCTAATAGAACCATTGAGACTGAGAGCCCCCATCAGTAGGAGAATGGTAACAGGAACAAGGCCTGAGTCAATTAAAGAATAAGCCACTAACTGAAAATTAAGGTGTAAAGATAAGTTTTAAGTTTGGATATAAAAGTCTCATCAGAGTCAGACAGTCTGATGGCAGTCTGAGGCTGATAGGAAAAGGCCCCGCAGCCTGCTGACTTCTTTTTAACTCTGGGGTCAGACATGAGCCTGAAGCAAAGAACACGGGATGGAAAATAAGGTTTAAGGAGATGCACTGATGAAAGCTTTAAACCCTGAATCTATGAGCTGTAAAACCGAAATGTTGGGATCTCATGCCATGTGCTGAGAATAAGACAATAGATGGGCCTACATTTAGCCCCAGAGGCCTGGGCAAGAGATTTACAGCCAGTGGTAGAACAGCTCCAAAATCCAATCTCACCTTGGTGTGAAGTTCAAATTCAAACTCTGGCCTCTCACTGGACGAGACTCACTTACTTATGTTTGGTAATTAACAATAATTTGCTAATAATGAATTTGTCCCTACCTGTATACAACAATGATGAACAGAAGCAGAAGATTTAATTGAAATGAATTTTATTGATGGGGTGGGCTCtctctttttaatatttacagaaaTCCAACATTTcccccatgagcaagcacttggcgacggcggcaaggaaaaactcccttttaaaaggaagaaaccttgaacagaacctggctcatggtGGGCGGCCGTCTGTCTCGACCGGTTGGgttgaaagagagggagaaagagaaggggtgAGATAACTAATGGGACTAATTATGGGGCAATGGGTGGTACACAGAGGGGAATTGGgtgaggggagaaagagagaaattgtAAAGAGGGGAATTGtgaagggggagaaagaggggcattgggaagggggagaaagaggggcaTTGGGAAGAGGTAGAAAGAAACGAATTGGGAAGGGGGGAGAATGATGGGAATTggtgagggggagaaagaggggaattgggaagggggagaaagaggggaattGGGACTGGGAGAACGAGAGGAATTGGGAAGGGGGAGAAACGGGAATTGGGAGGGGAGAGAAACAGGGGAATTGGGAAGGGGGAGAATGAGGGGAATTGAGAAGGGGGGGAAACGGGAATTgggaagggggagaaagaggggcaTTGGGAAGAGGGGGAAAGAGGTGAATTgggaagggggagaaagaggggaatgGGGAAGGGGGAGAGACAGGGGAATTGGGAAAGGGGGAGGAAAAGGGGAATTaggaagggaggagaaaggggaaTTGGGAAGGGGGAGAACGAGGGGAATTgggaagggggagaaagaggggaattGGGACTGGGAGAACGAGAGGAATTGGGAAGGGGAG
Proteins encoded:
- the LOC121185367 gene encoding CCN family member 3-like isoform X1, with protein sequence MKTSNLPERALFVFFFTAQVFAVVWSQACPRRCQCPKEPPMCLPGVPLILDDCACCLVCARQKGQVCSEMNPCDTRKGLQCDYTADVHKRTGICAAHEGDVCVLDGSVYQNGQTFFPSCKYQCMCRDGQIACLPRCNLDVMLPGPDCPMPRRVQLPGECCETWVCEPQPEASALGGFAMAAYRQEETVSFDNWDPSLNCIEQTTEWGACSRTCGMGLSTRVTNKNRRCEMVKQSRLCMIRPCNDLQDQTQLTQLAPKQRGSKCQRMVRSDKAVHLSYKNCTSVQAYKPRYCGSCTDGRCCTPHRTKTALVEFQCANGKTARRPVMVILTCACHSHCPRDNAVWQPSELGYSSMRL
- the LOC121185367 gene encoding CCN family member 3-like isoform X2 produces the protein MKTSNLPERALFVFFFTAQVFAVVWSQACPRRCQCPKEPPMCLPGVPLILDDCACCLVCARQKGQVCSEMNPCDTRKGLQCDYTADVHKRTGICAAHEGDVCVLDGSVYQNGQTFFPSCKYQCMCRDGQIACLPRCNLDVMLPGPDCPMPRRVQLPGECCETWVCEPQPEASALGGFAMAAYRQEETVSFDNWDPSLNCIEQTTEWGACSRTCGMGLSTRVTNKNRRCEMVKQSRLCMIRPCNDLQDQTQLTQLAPKRGSKCQRMVRSDKAVHLSYKNCTSVQAYKPRYCGSCTDGRCCTPHRTKTALVEFQCANGKTARRPVMVILTCACHSHCPRDNAVWQPSELGYSSMRL